A stretch of the Macaca mulatta isolate MMU2019108-1 chromosome 16, T2T-MMU8v2.0, whole genome shotgun sequence genome encodes the following:
- the TRPV2 gene encoding transient receptor potential cation channel subfamily V member 2 isoform X4, protein MTVPPSSPVFRLETLDGGQEDGAEVDEVKPALGSGLTPMESPFQGEDRKFAPQIKVNLKYGKGTGASQPDPNRFDRDRLFNAVSRGVPEDLAGLPEYLCKTSKYLTDSEYTEGSTGKTCLMKAVLNLKDGVNACILPLLQIDRDSGNPQPLVNAQCTDDYYRGHSALHIAIEKRSLQCVKLLVENGANVHAQACGRFFQKGQGTCFYFGELPLSLAACTKQWDVVSYLLENPHQPASLQATDSQGNTVLHALVMISDNSAENIALVTSMYDGLLQAGARLCPTVQLEDMRNRQDLTPLKLAAKEGKIEIFRHILQREFSGLSHLSRKFTEWCYGPVRVSLYDLASVDSCEENSVLEIIAFHCKSPHRHRMVVLEPLNKLLQAKWDLLIPRFFLNFLCNLIYMFIFTAVAYHQPALKKAAPHPKAEVGNSMLLAGHIFVLLAGIYLLVGQLWYFWRRHLFIWMSFIDSYFEILFLFQSLLTVLSQVLCFLAIEWYLPLLVSALVLGWLNLLYYTRGFQHTGIYSVMIQKVILRDLLRFLLIYLVFLFGFAVALVSLSQEAWRPEAPTGPNATESVQPVEGQEDEGNRALYGGILEASLELFKFTIGMGELAFQEQLHFRGMVLLLLLAYVLLTYILLLNMLIALMSETVNSVATDSWSIWKLQKAISVLEMENGYWWCRKKQQRAGVMLTVGTKPDGSADERWCFRVEEVNWASWEQTLPTLCEDPSGAGVPRTLKNPVLASPPKDEDGASEEDHVPLQPLQSN, encoded by the exons ATGACCGTACCCCCCAGCTCTCCAGTTTTCAGGCTGGAGACATTAGATGGAGGCCAAGAAGATGGCGCTGAGGTGGACGAAGTAAAGCCGGCTTTGGGGAGCGGGCTGACTCCCATGGAGTCACCGTTCCAGGGTGAGGACCGGAAATTCGCCCCTCAGATAAAAGTGAACCTCAAGTATGGAAAAGGAACAGGTGCCAG TCAGCCGGATCCAAACCGATTTGACCGAGATCGGCTCTTCAATGCGGTCTCCCGGGGTGTCCCTGAGGATCTGGCTGGACTTCCAGAGTACCTGTGCAAGACCAGCAAGTACCTCACCGACTCGGAATACACAG AGGGCTCCACAGGTAAGACGTGCCTGATGAAGGCTGTGCTGAATCTTAAGGATGGGGTCAATGCCTGCATTCTGCCGCTGCTGCAGATCGACCGGGACTCTGGCAATCCTCAGCCCCTGGTAAATGCCCAGTGTACGGATGACTATTACCGAGGCCACAGCGCTCTGCACATCGCCATTGAGAAGAGGAGTCTGCAGTGTGTGAAGCTCCTGGTGGAGAATGGGGCCAACGTGCATGCCCAGGCCTGCGGCCGCTTCTTCCAGAAGGGCCAAGGGACTTGCTTTTATTTCG GTGAGCTACCCCTCTCTTTGGCCGCTTGCACCAAGCAATGGGATGTGGTAAGCTACCTCCTGGAGAACCCACACCAGCCCGCCAGCCTGCAGGCCACTGACTCCCAGGGCAACACTGTCCTGCATGCCCTAGTGATGATCTCAGACAACTCAGCTGAGAACATCGCACTGGTGACCAGCATGTACGATGGGCTCCTCCAAGCTGGGGCCCGCCTCTGCCCCACCGTGCAGCTTGAGGACATGCGTAACCGGCAGGATCTCACACCTCTGAAGCTGGCCGCCAAGGAGGGCAAGATCGAG ATTTTCAGGCATATCCTGCAGCGGGAGTTTTCAGGACTGAGCCACCTTTCCCGAAAGTTCACCGAGTGGTGCTATGGGCCTGTCCGGGTGTCGCTGTATGACCTGGCTTCTGTGGACAGCTGTGAGGAGAACTCAGTGCTAGAGATCATCGCCTTTCATTGCAAGAGTCCG caccGACACCGAATGGTCGTTTTGGAGCCCCTGAACAAACTGCTGCAGGCGAAATGGGATCTGCTCATCCCCAGGTTCTTCTTAAACTTCCTGTGTAATCTGATCTACATGTTCATCTTCACCGCTGTTGCCTACCATCAGCCTGCCCTGAAGAAG GCCGCCCCCCACCCGAAAGCGGAGGTTGGAAACTCCATGCTGCTGGCAGGCCACATCTTTGTCCTGCTAGCGGGGATCTATCTCCTCGTGGGCCAG CTGTGGTACTTCTGGCGGCGCCACCTGTTCATCTGGATGTCGTTCATAGACAGCTACTTTGAAATCCTCTT CCTGTTCCAGTCCCTGCTCACAGTGCTGTCCCAGGTGCTGTGTTTCCTGGCCATCGAGTGGTACCTGCCCCTGCTTGTGTCTGCGCTGGTGCTGGGCTGGCTGAACCTGCTTTACTATACACGTGGCTTCCAGCACACAGGCATCTACAGTGTCATGATCCAGAAG GTCATCCTGCGGGACCTGCTGCGCTTCCTTCTGATCTACTTAGTCTTCCTTTTCGGCTTCGCTGTAG CCCTGGTGAGCCTGAGCCAGGAGGCTTGGCGTCCTGAAGCTCCTACAGGCCCCAATGCCACAGAGTCGGTGCAGCCCGTGGAGGGACAGGAGGATGAGGGCAACAGGGCTCTGTACGGGGGTATCCTGGAAGCCTCCTTGGAGCTCTTCAAATTCACCATCGGCATGGGCGAGCTGGCCTTCCAGGAACAGCTGCACTTCCGTGGcatggtgctgctgctgctgctggcctaCGTGCTGCTCACCTACATCCTGCTGCTCAACATGCTCATCGCCCTCATGAGCGAGACCGTCAACAGTGTCGCCACTGACAGCTGGAGCATCTGGAAGCTGCAG AAAGCCATCTCTGTCCTGGAGATGGAGAATGGCTATTGGTGGTGCAGGAAGAAGCAGCAGCGGGCAGGCGTGATGCTGACCGTCGGCACTAAGCCAGATGGCAGCGCCGATGAGCGCTGGTGCTTCAG GGTGGAGGAGGTGAACTGGGCTTCGTGGGAGCAGACGCTGCCTACGCTGTGTGAGGACCCGTCAGGGGCAGGCGTCCCT
- the TRPV2 gene encoding transient receptor potential cation channel subfamily V member 2 isoform X2, with translation MTVPPSSPVFRLETLDGGQEDGAEVDEVKPALGSGLTPMESPFQGEDRKFAPQIKVNLKYGKGTGASQPDPNRFDRDRLFNAVSRGVPEDLAGLPEYLCKTSKYLTDSEYTEGSTGKTCLMKAVLNLKDGVNACILPLLQIDRDSGNPQPLVNAQCTDDYYRGHSALHIAIEKRSLQCVKLLVENGANVHAQACGRFFQKGQGTCFYFGELPLSLAACTKQWDVVSYLLENPHQPASLQATDSQGNTVLHALVMISDNSAENIALVTSMYDGLLQAGARLCPTVQLEDMRNRQDLTPLKLAAKEGKIEIFRHILQREFSGLSHLSRKFTEWCYGPVRVSLYDLASVDSCEENSVLEIIAFHCKSPHRHRMVVLEPLNKLLQAKWDLLIPRFFLNFLCNLIYMFIFTAVAYHQPALKKAAPHPKAEVGNSMLLAGHIFVLLAGIYLLVGQLWYFWRRHLFIWMSFIDSYFEILLYVDSHSSSPQLSLRPGRGSLFQSLLTVLSQVLCFLAIEWYLPLLVSALVLGWLNLLYYTRGFQHTGIYSVMIQKVILRDLLRFLLIYLVFLFGFAVALVSLSQEAWRPEAPTGPNATESVQPVEGQEDEGNRALYGGILEASLELFKFTIGMGELAFQEQLHFRGMVLLLLLAYVLLTYILLLNMLIALMSETVNSVATDSWSIWKLQKAISVLEMENGYWWCRKKQQRAGVMLTVGTKPDGSADERWCFRVEEVNWASWEQTLPTLCEDPSGAGVPRTLKNPVLASPPKDEDGASEEDHVPLQPLQSN, from the exons ATGACCGTACCCCCCAGCTCTCCAGTTTTCAGGCTGGAGACATTAGATGGAGGCCAAGAAGATGGCGCTGAGGTGGACGAAGTAAAGCCGGCTTTGGGGAGCGGGCTGACTCCCATGGAGTCACCGTTCCAGGGTGAGGACCGGAAATTCGCCCCTCAGATAAAAGTGAACCTCAAGTATGGAAAAGGAACAGGTGCCAG TCAGCCGGATCCAAACCGATTTGACCGAGATCGGCTCTTCAATGCGGTCTCCCGGGGTGTCCCTGAGGATCTGGCTGGACTTCCAGAGTACCTGTGCAAGACCAGCAAGTACCTCACCGACTCGGAATACACAG AGGGCTCCACAGGTAAGACGTGCCTGATGAAGGCTGTGCTGAATCTTAAGGATGGGGTCAATGCCTGCATTCTGCCGCTGCTGCAGATCGACCGGGACTCTGGCAATCCTCAGCCCCTGGTAAATGCCCAGTGTACGGATGACTATTACCGAGGCCACAGCGCTCTGCACATCGCCATTGAGAAGAGGAGTCTGCAGTGTGTGAAGCTCCTGGTGGAGAATGGGGCCAACGTGCATGCCCAGGCCTGCGGCCGCTTCTTCCAGAAGGGCCAAGGGACTTGCTTTTATTTCG GTGAGCTACCCCTCTCTTTGGCCGCTTGCACCAAGCAATGGGATGTGGTAAGCTACCTCCTGGAGAACCCACACCAGCCCGCCAGCCTGCAGGCCACTGACTCCCAGGGCAACACTGTCCTGCATGCCCTAGTGATGATCTCAGACAACTCAGCTGAGAACATCGCACTGGTGACCAGCATGTACGATGGGCTCCTCCAAGCTGGGGCCCGCCTCTGCCCCACCGTGCAGCTTGAGGACATGCGTAACCGGCAGGATCTCACACCTCTGAAGCTGGCCGCCAAGGAGGGCAAGATCGAG ATTTTCAGGCATATCCTGCAGCGGGAGTTTTCAGGACTGAGCCACCTTTCCCGAAAGTTCACCGAGTGGTGCTATGGGCCTGTCCGGGTGTCGCTGTATGACCTGGCTTCTGTGGACAGCTGTGAGGAGAACTCAGTGCTAGAGATCATCGCCTTTCATTGCAAGAGTCCG caccGACACCGAATGGTCGTTTTGGAGCCCCTGAACAAACTGCTGCAGGCGAAATGGGATCTGCTCATCCCCAGGTTCTTCTTAAACTTCCTGTGTAATCTGATCTACATGTTCATCTTCACCGCTGTTGCCTACCATCAGCCTGCCCTGAAGAAG GCCGCCCCCCACCCGAAAGCGGAGGTTGGAAACTCCATGCTGCTGGCAGGCCACATCTTTGTCCTGCTAGCGGGGATCTATCTCCTCGTGGGCCAG CTGTGGTACTTCTGGCGGCGCCACCTGTTCATCTGGATGTCGTTCATAGACAGCTACTTTGAAATCCTCTTGTATGTGGATTCTCACTCCTCCTCCCCTCAACTGTCTCTGAGGCCTGGAAGGGGCAG CCTGTTCCAGTCCCTGCTCACAGTGCTGTCCCAGGTGCTGTGTTTCCTGGCCATCGAGTGGTACCTGCCCCTGCTTGTGTCTGCGCTGGTGCTGGGCTGGCTGAACCTGCTTTACTATACACGTGGCTTCCAGCACACAGGCATCTACAGTGTCATGATCCAGAAG GTCATCCTGCGGGACCTGCTGCGCTTCCTTCTGATCTACTTAGTCTTCCTTTTCGGCTTCGCTGTAG CCCTGGTGAGCCTGAGCCAGGAGGCTTGGCGTCCTGAAGCTCCTACAGGCCCCAATGCCACAGAGTCGGTGCAGCCCGTGGAGGGACAGGAGGATGAGGGCAACAGGGCTCTGTACGGGGGTATCCTGGAAGCCTCCTTGGAGCTCTTCAAATTCACCATCGGCATGGGCGAGCTGGCCTTCCAGGAACAGCTGCACTTCCGTGGcatggtgctgctgctgctgctggcctaCGTGCTGCTCACCTACATCCTGCTGCTCAACATGCTCATCGCCCTCATGAGCGAGACCGTCAACAGTGTCGCCACTGACAGCTGGAGCATCTGGAAGCTGCAG AAAGCCATCTCTGTCCTGGAGATGGAGAATGGCTATTGGTGGTGCAGGAAGAAGCAGCAGCGGGCAGGCGTGATGCTGACCGTCGGCACTAAGCCAGATGGCAGCGCCGATGAGCGCTGGTGCTTCAG GGTGGAGGAGGTGAACTGGGCTTCGTGGGAGCAGACGCTGCCTACGCTGTGTGAGGACCCGTCAGGGGCAGGCGTCCCT
- the TRPV2 gene encoding transient receptor potential cation channel subfamily V member 2 isoform X3, giving the protein MTVPPSSPVFRLETLDGGQEDGAEVDEVKPALGSGLTPMESPFQGEDRKFAPQIKVNLKYGKGTGASQPDPNRFDRDRLFNAVSRGVPEDLAGLPEYLCKTSKYLTDSEYTEGSTGKTCLMKAVLNLKDGVNACILPLLQIDRDSGNPQPLVNAQCTDDYYRGHSALHIAIEKRSLQCVKLLVENGANVHAQACGRFFQKGQGTCFYFGELPLSLAACTKQWDVVSYLLENPHQPASLQATDSQGNTVLHALVMISDNSAENIALVTSMYDGLLQAGARLCPTVQLEDMRNRQDLTPLKLAAKEGKIEIFRHILQREFSGLSHLSRKFTEWCYGPVRVSLYDLASVDSCEENSVLEIIAFHCKSPHRHRMVVLEPLNKLLQAKWDLLIPRFFLNFLCNLIYMFIFTAVAYHQPALKKQAAPHPKAEVGNSMLLAGHIFVLLAGIYLLVGQLWYFWRRHLFIWMSFIDSYFEILFLFQSLLTVLSQVLCFLAIEWYLPLLVSALVLGWLNLLYYTRGFQHTGIYSVMIQKVILRDLLRFLLIYLVFLFGFAVALVSLSQEAWRPEAPTGPNATESVQPVEGQEDEGNRALYGGILEASLELFKFTIGMGELAFQEQLHFRGMVLLLLLAYVLLTYILLLNMLIALMSETVNSVATDSWSIWKLQKAISVLEMENGYWWCRKKQQRAGVMLTVGTKPDGSADERWCFRVEEVNWASWEQTLPTLCEDPSGAGVPRTLKNPVLASPPKDEDGASEEDHVPLQPLQSN; this is encoded by the exons ATGACCGTACCCCCCAGCTCTCCAGTTTTCAGGCTGGAGACATTAGATGGAGGCCAAGAAGATGGCGCTGAGGTGGACGAAGTAAAGCCGGCTTTGGGGAGCGGGCTGACTCCCATGGAGTCACCGTTCCAGGGTGAGGACCGGAAATTCGCCCCTCAGATAAAAGTGAACCTCAAGTATGGAAAAGGAACAGGTGCCAG TCAGCCGGATCCAAACCGATTTGACCGAGATCGGCTCTTCAATGCGGTCTCCCGGGGTGTCCCTGAGGATCTGGCTGGACTTCCAGAGTACCTGTGCAAGACCAGCAAGTACCTCACCGACTCGGAATACACAG AGGGCTCCACAGGTAAGACGTGCCTGATGAAGGCTGTGCTGAATCTTAAGGATGGGGTCAATGCCTGCATTCTGCCGCTGCTGCAGATCGACCGGGACTCTGGCAATCCTCAGCCCCTGGTAAATGCCCAGTGTACGGATGACTATTACCGAGGCCACAGCGCTCTGCACATCGCCATTGAGAAGAGGAGTCTGCAGTGTGTGAAGCTCCTGGTGGAGAATGGGGCCAACGTGCATGCCCAGGCCTGCGGCCGCTTCTTCCAGAAGGGCCAAGGGACTTGCTTTTATTTCG GTGAGCTACCCCTCTCTTTGGCCGCTTGCACCAAGCAATGGGATGTGGTAAGCTACCTCCTGGAGAACCCACACCAGCCCGCCAGCCTGCAGGCCACTGACTCCCAGGGCAACACTGTCCTGCATGCCCTAGTGATGATCTCAGACAACTCAGCTGAGAACATCGCACTGGTGACCAGCATGTACGATGGGCTCCTCCAAGCTGGGGCCCGCCTCTGCCCCACCGTGCAGCTTGAGGACATGCGTAACCGGCAGGATCTCACACCTCTGAAGCTGGCCGCCAAGGAGGGCAAGATCGAG ATTTTCAGGCATATCCTGCAGCGGGAGTTTTCAGGACTGAGCCACCTTTCCCGAAAGTTCACCGAGTGGTGCTATGGGCCTGTCCGGGTGTCGCTGTATGACCTGGCTTCTGTGGACAGCTGTGAGGAGAACTCAGTGCTAGAGATCATCGCCTTTCATTGCAAGAGTCCG caccGACACCGAATGGTCGTTTTGGAGCCCCTGAACAAACTGCTGCAGGCGAAATGGGATCTGCTCATCCCCAGGTTCTTCTTAAACTTCCTGTGTAATCTGATCTACATGTTCATCTTCACCGCTGTTGCCTACCATCAGCCTGCCCTGAAGAAG CAGGCCGCCCCCCACCCGAAAGCGGAGGTTGGAAACTCCATGCTGCTGGCAGGCCACATCTTTGTCCTGCTAGCGGGGATCTATCTCCTCGTGGGCCAG CTGTGGTACTTCTGGCGGCGCCACCTGTTCATCTGGATGTCGTTCATAGACAGCTACTTTGAAATCCTCTT CCTGTTCCAGTCCCTGCTCACAGTGCTGTCCCAGGTGCTGTGTTTCCTGGCCATCGAGTGGTACCTGCCCCTGCTTGTGTCTGCGCTGGTGCTGGGCTGGCTGAACCTGCTTTACTATACACGTGGCTTCCAGCACACAGGCATCTACAGTGTCATGATCCAGAAG GTCATCCTGCGGGACCTGCTGCGCTTCCTTCTGATCTACTTAGTCTTCCTTTTCGGCTTCGCTGTAG CCCTGGTGAGCCTGAGCCAGGAGGCTTGGCGTCCTGAAGCTCCTACAGGCCCCAATGCCACAGAGTCGGTGCAGCCCGTGGAGGGACAGGAGGATGAGGGCAACAGGGCTCTGTACGGGGGTATCCTGGAAGCCTCCTTGGAGCTCTTCAAATTCACCATCGGCATGGGCGAGCTGGCCTTCCAGGAACAGCTGCACTTCCGTGGcatggtgctgctgctgctgctggcctaCGTGCTGCTCACCTACATCCTGCTGCTCAACATGCTCATCGCCCTCATGAGCGAGACCGTCAACAGTGTCGCCACTGACAGCTGGAGCATCTGGAAGCTGCAG AAAGCCATCTCTGTCCTGGAGATGGAGAATGGCTATTGGTGGTGCAGGAAGAAGCAGCAGCGGGCAGGCGTGATGCTGACCGTCGGCACTAAGCCAGATGGCAGCGCCGATGAGCGCTGGTGCTTCAG GGTGGAGGAGGTGAACTGGGCTTCGTGGGAGCAGACGCTGCCTACGCTGTGTGAGGACCCGTCAGGGGCAGGCGTCCCT
- the TRPV2 gene encoding transient receptor potential cation channel subfamily V member 2 isoform X1, with amino-acid sequence MTVPPSSPVFRLETLDGGQEDGAEVDEVKPALGSGLTPMESPFQGEDRKFAPQIKVNLKYGKGTGASQPDPNRFDRDRLFNAVSRGVPEDLAGLPEYLCKTSKYLTDSEYTEGSTGKTCLMKAVLNLKDGVNACILPLLQIDRDSGNPQPLVNAQCTDDYYRGHSALHIAIEKRSLQCVKLLVENGANVHAQACGRFFQKGQGTCFYFGELPLSLAACTKQWDVVSYLLENPHQPASLQATDSQGNTVLHALVMISDNSAENIALVTSMYDGLLQAGARLCPTVQLEDMRNRQDLTPLKLAAKEGKIEIFRHILQREFSGLSHLSRKFTEWCYGPVRVSLYDLASVDSCEENSVLEIIAFHCKSPHRHRMVVLEPLNKLLQAKWDLLIPRFFLNFLCNLIYMFIFTAVAYHQPALKKQAAPHPKAEVGNSMLLAGHIFVLLAGIYLLVGQLWYFWRRHLFIWMSFIDSYFEILLYVDSHSSSPQLSLRPGRGSLFQSLLTVLSQVLCFLAIEWYLPLLVSALVLGWLNLLYYTRGFQHTGIYSVMIQKVILRDLLRFLLIYLVFLFGFAVALVSLSQEAWRPEAPTGPNATESVQPVEGQEDEGNRALYGGILEASLELFKFTIGMGELAFQEQLHFRGMVLLLLLAYVLLTYILLLNMLIALMSETVNSVATDSWSIWKLQKAISVLEMENGYWWCRKKQQRAGVMLTVGTKPDGSADERWCFRVEEVNWASWEQTLPTLCEDPSGAGVPRTLKNPVLASPPKDEDGASEEDHVPLQPLQSN; translated from the exons ATGACCGTACCCCCCAGCTCTCCAGTTTTCAGGCTGGAGACATTAGATGGAGGCCAAGAAGATGGCGCTGAGGTGGACGAAGTAAAGCCGGCTTTGGGGAGCGGGCTGACTCCCATGGAGTCACCGTTCCAGGGTGAGGACCGGAAATTCGCCCCTCAGATAAAAGTGAACCTCAAGTATGGAAAAGGAACAGGTGCCAG TCAGCCGGATCCAAACCGATTTGACCGAGATCGGCTCTTCAATGCGGTCTCCCGGGGTGTCCCTGAGGATCTGGCTGGACTTCCAGAGTACCTGTGCAAGACCAGCAAGTACCTCACCGACTCGGAATACACAG AGGGCTCCACAGGTAAGACGTGCCTGATGAAGGCTGTGCTGAATCTTAAGGATGGGGTCAATGCCTGCATTCTGCCGCTGCTGCAGATCGACCGGGACTCTGGCAATCCTCAGCCCCTGGTAAATGCCCAGTGTACGGATGACTATTACCGAGGCCACAGCGCTCTGCACATCGCCATTGAGAAGAGGAGTCTGCAGTGTGTGAAGCTCCTGGTGGAGAATGGGGCCAACGTGCATGCCCAGGCCTGCGGCCGCTTCTTCCAGAAGGGCCAAGGGACTTGCTTTTATTTCG GTGAGCTACCCCTCTCTTTGGCCGCTTGCACCAAGCAATGGGATGTGGTAAGCTACCTCCTGGAGAACCCACACCAGCCCGCCAGCCTGCAGGCCACTGACTCCCAGGGCAACACTGTCCTGCATGCCCTAGTGATGATCTCAGACAACTCAGCTGAGAACATCGCACTGGTGACCAGCATGTACGATGGGCTCCTCCAAGCTGGGGCCCGCCTCTGCCCCACCGTGCAGCTTGAGGACATGCGTAACCGGCAGGATCTCACACCTCTGAAGCTGGCCGCCAAGGAGGGCAAGATCGAG ATTTTCAGGCATATCCTGCAGCGGGAGTTTTCAGGACTGAGCCACCTTTCCCGAAAGTTCACCGAGTGGTGCTATGGGCCTGTCCGGGTGTCGCTGTATGACCTGGCTTCTGTGGACAGCTGTGAGGAGAACTCAGTGCTAGAGATCATCGCCTTTCATTGCAAGAGTCCG caccGACACCGAATGGTCGTTTTGGAGCCCCTGAACAAACTGCTGCAGGCGAAATGGGATCTGCTCATCCCCAGGTTCTTCTTAAACTTCCTGTGTAATCTGATCTACATGTTCATCTTCACCGCTGTTGCCTACCATCAGCCTGCCCTGAAGAAG CAGGCCGCCCCCCACCCGAAAGCGGAGGTTGGAAACTCCATGCTGCTGGCAGGCCACATCTTTGTCCTGCTAGCGGGGATCTATCTCCTCGTGGGCCAG CTGTGGTACTTCTGGCGGCGCCACCTGTTCATCTGGATGTCGTTCATAGACAGCTACTTTGAAATCCTCTTGTATGTGGATTCTCACTCCTCCTCCCCTCAACTGTCTCTGAGGCCTGGAAGGGGCAG CCTGTTCCAGTCCCTGCTCACAGTGCTGTCCCAGGTGCTGTGTTTCCTGGCCATCGAGTGGTACCTGCCCCTGCTTGTGTCTGCGCTGGTGCTGGGCTGGCTGAACCTGCTTTACTATACACGTGGCTTCCAGCACACAGGCATCTACAGTGTCATGATCCAGAAG GTCATCCTGCGGGACCTGCTGCGCTTCCTTCTGATCTACTTAGTCTTCCTTTTCGGCTTCGCTGTAG CCCTGGTGAGCCTGAGCCAGGAGGCTTGGCGTCCTGAAGCTCCTACAGGCCCCAATGCCACAGAGTCGGTGCAGCCCGTGGAGGGACAGGAGGATGAGGGCAACAGGGCTCTGTACGGGGGTATCCTGGAAGCCTCCTTGGAGCTCTTCAAATTCACCATCGGCATGGGCGAGCTGGCCTTCCAGGAACAGCTGCACTTCCGTGGcatggtgctgctgctgctgctggcctaCGTGCTGCTCACCTACATCCTGCTGCTCAACATGCTCATCGCCCTCATGAGCGAGACCGTCAACAGTGTCGCCACTGACAGCTGGAGCATCTGGAAGCTGCAG AAAGCCATCTCTGTCCTGGAGATGGAGAATGGCTATTGGTGGTGCAGGAAGAAGCAGCAGCGGGCAGGCGTGATGCTGACCGTCGGCACTAAGCCAGATGGCAGCGCCGATGAGCGCTGGTGCTTCAG GGTGGAGGAGGTGAACTGGGCTTCGTGGGAGCAGACGCTGCCTACGCTGTGTGAGGACCCGTCAGGGGCAGGCGTCCCT